In Halobaculum rubrum, the following are encoded in one genomic region:
- a CDS encoding DMT family transporter: MTRYRTFGLFVFLAAVWGSAFMAIKAGLEFFPPVLFAAVRYDIAGVVMLAYAVYTTDDPVPRGRAQWTDVAIGAVLLIAAYHALLFVGQTDPTVTSAAAAVVVSLSPVLTTGFARAFLPSERLTALGVVGMVLGLVGVAVLSELDPSNLLAGSTVAKLLIFGAAAAFALGSVLSRRVDSDLPIATMEAWAMLGGAVIMHCVSLGMGESVGSVVLTGEAIAALAYLSLAASAVGFLVYFELLERLGPIEINLVSYVAPVFAALSGWMFLTEVPTAATGGGFVLIFAGFVLLKRRAIRAEIAALTETDGGTAD, translated from the coding sequence GTGACACGGTATCGGACGTTCGGACTGTTCGTCTTCCTCGCGGCAGTGTGGGGCTCGGCGTTCATGGCGATCAAGGCCGGCCTGGAGTTCTTTCCCCCGGTGCTGTTCGCGGCGGTCCGCTACGACATCGCGGGCGTCGTGATGCTCGCGTACGCGGTGTACACGACGGACGACCCCGTGCCTCGCGGACGGGCACAGTGGACCGACGTCGCCATCGGCGCGGTGCTGCTCATCGCGGCGTACCACGCGCTGTTGTTCGTCGGGCAGACGGACCCGACCGTGACGAGCGCGGCCGCCGCGGTCGTCGTGAGCTTGAGTCCGGTTCTCACCACCGGGTTCGCCCGAGCGTTCCTCCCGAGCGAGCGGCTGACGGCGCTGGGGGTCGTCGGCATGGTCCTCGGGCTGGTCGGCGTCGCGGTGCTCTCGGAACTCGACCCCTCGAACCTCCTCGCCGGTAGTACGGTCGCGAAGCTGCTCATCTTCGGCGCGGCTGCGGCGTTCGCGCTCGGCAGCGTCCTCTCGCGCCGCGTCGACTCCGATCTCCCGATCGCGACCATGGAGGCGTGGGCCATGCTCGGCGGCGCGGTGATCATGCACTGCGTCTCGCTCGGGATGGGCGAGTCGGTCGGGAGCGTCGTCCTCACCGGGGAGGCGATCGCCGCGCTCGCGTACCTCTCGCTGGCCGCCAGCGCGGTCGGCTTCCTCGTCTACTTCGAACTGCTGGAGCGCCTCGGTCCGATCGAGATCAACCTCGTGAGCTACGTCGCGCCGGTCTTCGCGGCGCTGTCGGGGTGGATGTTCTTAACGGAAGTGCCGACGGCTGCGACGGGCGGCGGGTTCGTCCTCATCTTCGCCGGGTTCGTCCTGCTCAAGCGTCGCGCGATCCGCGCGGAGATCGCCGCGCTGACCGAGACGGACGGGGGGACCGCCGACTGA
- a CDS encoding DUF7546 family protein, protein MNPLVTRFSVDSPTEYGRTAVLALGAQSALALAYLAATDAGLAAPRTLAIPLVWITAAAVGVRHAGRPESGRGVLALAGLVGAAYAIILGWVTGAVGLSSGVATGLDVVLLPPWWGPMVRYDGPLVSLFLFPYRVIGYGALAYLVSLAVRDVAEYGSSAGVAGLIALGSCASCALPLVAAVGSTLGGVGLGFGTTPAAAGGTYLLATVAYVLSVAVLTVRPRVGGS, encoded by the coding sequence ATGAACCCCCTCGTCACGCGGTTTTCGGTCGACTCGCCGACCGAGTACGGCAGAACCGCGGTGCTCGCGCTCGGGGCGCAGTCCGCGCTCGCGCTGGCGTACCTCGCGGCGACCGACGCCGGGCTCGCGGCGCCGCGGACGCTCGCGATCCCGCTCGTCTGGATCACCGCCGCGGCTGTCGGCGTTCGTCACGCCGGCCGTCCGGAATCGGGTCGCGGTGTCCTCGCACTCGCCGGCCTCGTGGGCGCCGCCTACGCTATCATCCTCGGATGGGTCACCGGTGCAGTCGGGCTCTCGTCCGGCGTAGCGACCGGGCTCGACGTGGTGCTGCTCCCGCCGTGGTGGGGGCCGATGGTGCGCTACGACGGCCCGCTCGTCTCGCTGTTCCTGTTCCCTTACCGAGTCATCGGCTACGGGGCGCTGGCGTATCTCGTCTCGTTGGCCGTCCGTGACGTCGCCGAATACGGGTCCTCCGCCGGCGTCGCCGGCCTGATCGCGCTCGGGTCGTGCGCCAGTTGCGCGCTGCCCCTCGTCGCAGCCGTCGGGAGCACGCTCGGGGGCGTCGGGCTCGGTTTCGGGACGACACCGGCCGCCGCCGGCGGCACGTACCTCCTCGCCACGGTCGCGTACGTCCTCTCGGTCGCGGTGCTGACCGTTCGGCCGAGGGTCGGCGGATCGTAG
- the gfo6 gene encoding D-xylose 1-dehydrogenase Gfo6, translated as MDTRLAEYVDDFTRRDWQTLDPGAVEDPVRLALVGAGWFTKEWALPGIERSAFTEATVVTDVDADAVDAVASAHDLTGVTPEAFRAGEVADQYDAVYVATPNATHLEYVRAAAEQGKAVLCEKPMEASADRAERLVEVCEDAGVPLMVGYRMQTDPVVRRLRDLVDAGYIGDPVHVHATMSQTMLGELTGDPDQWRLDPDLSGGCALMDIGIYPLNTTRFVLDADPVAVSGHTRTEHEAFAGVDEHADFRLEFPDDVTAMCTVSQNAAHASRLEITGTEGRVVLDPAFYEREERELAVERGDLRMDVEVDPVHQLEAEFAYFGHHVLTDTRFHPDGRHALVDSRTVEALYESAAVGTRIELDE; from the coding sequence ATGGATACACGACTCGCCGAGTACGTCGACGACTTCACCCGGCGCGACTGGCAGACGCTCGACCCCGGCGCGGTCGAGGACCCGGTTCGTCTGGCGCTCGTCGGCGCCGGGTGGTTCACGAAGGAGTGGGCGCTCCCCGGCATCGAGCGCTCGGCGTTCACCGAGGCGACCGTCGTCACCGACGTCGACGCCGACGCCGTCGACGCTGTCGCGTCCGCACACGACCTGACCGGTGTTACGCCGGAGGCGTTCCGCGCCGGTGAGGTCGCGGACCAGTACGACGCGGTGTACGTCGCGACGCCGAACGCGACACACTTGGAGTACGTGAGGGCCGCGGCCGAACAGGGGAAGGCGGTGCTGTGCGAGAAGCCGATGGAGGCGTCCGCCGACCGCGCCGAGCGGCTCGTCGAGGTCTGTGAGGACGCGGGCGTCCCGCTGATGGTCGGCTACCGGATGCAGACGGACCCCGTTGTCCGGCGACTGAGGGATCTCGTCGATGCGGGTTACATCGGCGACCCGGTCCACGTGCACGCGACGATGTCGCAGACGATGCTCGGCGAGCTCACCGGCGACCCCGACCAGTGGCGCCTCGATCCGGATCTCTCGGGCGGGTGCGCGCTGATGGACATCGGGATCTACCCGCTCAACACGACGCGGTTCGTCCTCGACGCCGACCCGGTCGCCGTCTCCGGCCACACCCGCACGGAGCACGAGGCGTTCGCGGGCGTCGACGAGCACGCGGACTTCCGGCTGGAGTTCCCCGACGACGTCACGGCGATGTGCACCGTCAGCCAGAACGCGGCCCACGCCAGTCGACTCGAGATCACCGGCACGGAGGGACGAGTGGTCCTCGATCCCGCGTTCTACGAGCGCGAGGAGCGCGAACTGGCGGTCGAGCGCGGCGACCTCCGGATGGACGTCGAGGTCGACCCGGTTCACCAACTGGAAGCGGAGTTCGCCTACTTCGGCCACCACGTGCTGACGGACACTCGGTTCCACCCGGACGGTCGACACGCGCTGGTGGATTCTCGGACGGTGGAGGCGCTCTACGAGTCAGCAGCGGTCGGCACCCGGATCGAACTCGACGAGTGA
- a CDS encoding sulfite exporter TauE/SafE family protein, which translates to MTAVLGGAVELGAFFLVGLLGGAHCLGMCGPLVTSYAGDAGGESGRVTLHDVRQQGLLTLGRVGTYALVGAVLGALGGAAIAGGSLFAGADLVRGVAGVAAGLVVIVVGIGYVRGRPLDPGRIPIPGVSTAFGRIARVAGSRAEEWADGPKIAILGSLHALLPCPLLYPAYLYAFARGSPTVGALALGALGVGTAPAMVGYATVLSAVPPSVRGRVHRVLGGAFLLLGLLPLLHGLGLLGVPVPMVHLPHYAEVPSP; encoded by the coding sequence ATGACCGCTGTGCTCGGGGGCGCGGTCGAACTCGGGGCGTTCTTTCTCGTCGGCCTGTTGGGCGGCGCCCACTGCCTGGGGATGTGCGGGCCGCTCGTCACCTCGTACGCCGGAGACGCCGGCGGCGAGTCCGGACGGGTGACGTTGCACGACGTTCGCCAGCAGGGGCTGCTCACCCTCGGTCGCGTCGGGACGTACGCGCTCGTGGGCGCCGTTCTCGGCGCGCTCGGCGGCGCCGCGATCGCCGGCGGGAGCCTGTTCGCCGGTGCCGATCTGGTTCGCGGCGTCGCCGGCGTCGCCGCCGGACTCGTCGTCATCGTCGTCGGGATCGGCTACGTTCGCGGCCGACCGTTGGACCCCGGCCGGATTCCGATCCCCGGGGTCTCGACTGCCTTCGGACGGATCGCACGGGTAGCCGGCAGCCGTGCCGAGGAGTGGGCCGACGGTCCCAAGATCGCGATCCTCGGGTCTCTGCACGCGCTCCTTCCGTGCCCGCTGCTGTACCCCGCGTACCTCTATGCGTTCGCGCGAGGGTCGCCGACGGTGGGCGCGCTCGCGCTCGGCGCCCTCGGCGTCGGCACCGCCCCCGCGATGGTGGGGTACGCCACGGTTCTCAGCGCCGTCCCGCCGTCGGTTCGCGGCCGCGTCCACCGCGTGCTCGGGGGTGCGTTCCTACTGCTCGGGTTGCTCCCCCTGCTGCACGGTCTCGGATTGCTCGGTGTACCCGTTCCGATGGTCCACCTCCCGCACTACGCCGAGGTGCCGTCCCCGTGA
- a CDS encoding heavy metal translocating P-type ATPase, whose protein sequence is MSDAADARSDASSVGSDDSGEPDACTLCGLSLPNPPVTDAGVDGSFCCRGCLEVARTLEDPAGVDADDARDAVRGTDESAPGSADATVPDDAETAYLRVDGMHCASCEAFLEGRAGGVDGVAAADANFPADAMRVHYDSERTDPGAVADAVAGVGYTAAPTTDADGVGDDDETIGRLLVGGFFGMMAMLWYVLFLYPTYFGLPTEALLFGLRGRAGSFLLANVWVSATIVLGYTGAPLLRGAYVAVRTRQPNMDLLVALAATTAYLYSTLAILLGRVEVYFDVTVVVIMAVTVGTYYEERVKRRAVGTLTDLTRDRVAEARLATADGTETVPVEAVEGGDRIVVRSGERVPVDGTIREGTAAVDESLVTGESLPVRRGPGATVRGGTVVSDGRFVVEADDGTERTLDRVVSLLWDVRGEGAPQQLADALATIFVPVVLVLGTLAFLVHLALGAPPTEALLTGLAVLVVSCPCALGLATPLAIAAGTRSLLADGVVLTDGSAVETADEVDVVALDKTGTLTTGEMALREAIPADGTDRAELLGRAAAVEARSDHPVAAAVVDAAAESDASGGRDGESVFGPDSTVEGFETHPGRGVSGHVDGGPRVTVGGESLFDEDDIHVPSELRDRYDAAEAGGHLAAYVGWDDAVRGVLVAVDDPRPGWRAAVAALSDDRRVVVLTGDEGPAADRLRDADGVDEVYAGLPPEAKTETVRRLRESGTVAMVGDGSNDAPALAAADLGIAVASGTELAADAADAVLVGRDLRSVDRAFDTLAATRRRVRENLVWAFLYNAIAVPAAVLGVVTPLLAAVAMAASSLLVVGNSARSLGPDPDTDEESIDGGGDGSGETSSVTPDPNSADTRDGRRPTVADGGPTGPPGATVNGEENEEDEPT, encoded by the coding sequence GTGAGCGACGCCGCCGACGCTCGCAGCGACGCTAGCAGCGTCGGCAGCGACGACTCCGGGGAACCCGACGCTTGCACACTGTGCGGACTGTCACTCCCGAACCCGCCCGTAACTGACGCCGGTGTGGATGGCAGCTTCTGCTGCCGGGGCTGTCTCGAAGTCGCGCGGACGCTCGAGGACCCCGCCGGCGTGGACGCAGACGACGCCCGGGACGCGGTTCGCGGGACGGACGAGAGTGCGCCCGGGAGCGCCGACGCGACTGTCCCGGACGACGCCGAGACGGCGTATCTCCGGGTCGACGGCATGCACTGCGCGAGTTGCGAGGCGTTCCTCGAGGGACGTGCCGGCGGCGTGGACGGCGTCGCAGCCGCGGACGCGAACTTCCCGGCGGACGCGATGCGGGTCCACTACGACTCCGAGCGCACCGACCCGGGCGCCGTCGCCGACGCCGTCGCGGGCGTGGGCTACACGGCGGCACCCACCACCGACGCGGACGGCGTCGGCGACGACGACGAAACGATCGGGCGGTTACTCGTCGGCGGGTTCTTCGGCATGATGGCGATGCTGTGGTACGTCCTCTTCCTGTATCCGACGTACTTCGGGCTGCCGACGGAGGCGCTGTTGTTCGGTCTCCGCGGCCGCGCCGGGAGCTTCCTCCTCGCGAACGTCTGGGTATCGGCGACGATCGTGCTCGGATACACCGGCGCGCCGCTGCTGCGCGGCGCGTACGTCGCGGTCCGTACCCGTCAACCGAACATGGACCTCCTCGTCGCGCTCGCCGCGACGACCGCCTACCTCTACAGCACGCTCGCGATCCTGCTCGGGCGCGTCGAGGTGTACTTCGACGTGACGGTCGTCGTGATCATGGCGGTTACCGTCGGCACGTACTACGAGGAGCGCGTCAAGCGCCGCGCCGTCGGGACACTGACCGACCTCACGCGCGACCGCGTCGCCGAGGCACGCCTCGCCACCGCCGACGGCACGGAGACCGTGCCGGTCGAGGCGGTCGAGGGCGGCGACCGGATAGTCGTGCGATCCGGCGAGCGGGTCCCCGTCGACGGGACGATCCGCGAGGGAACCGCCGCCGTCGACGAGTCGCTCGTCACCGGCGAGTCGCTTCCCGTCCGCCGGGGACCGGGCGCGACCGTCCGTGGCGGGACCGTCGTCTCCGACGGCCGGTTCGTCGTCGAGGCGGACGACGGCACGGAGCGCACGCTCGATCGCGTGGTCTCGCTGCTGTGGGACGTCCGCGGCGAGGGCGCGCCACAGCAGTTGGCCGACGCGCTGGCGACGATCTTCGTCCCGGTGGTCCTCGTCCTCGGGACGCTCGCGTTCCTCGTCCACTTGGCGCTCGGCGCGCCGCCGACGGAGGCGCTGCTCACCGGCCTCGCGGTGCTCGTGGTCTCGTGTCCGTGTGCGCTGGGACTGGCGACGCCGCTGGCGATCGCAGCCGGGACGCGCTCGCTGCTCGCGGACGGAGTCGTGTTGACCGACGGGAGCGCGGTCGAGACCGCCGACGAGGTGGACGTGGTCGCGCTCGACAAGACGGGGACCCTGACGACCGGCGAGATGGCGCTTCGGGAGGCGATCCCCGCCGACGGGACGGACCGCGCCGAACTGCTCGGCCGCGCCGCGGCCGTCGAGGCGCGCTCCGATCATCCCGTCGCCGCCGCGGTCGTCGATGCGGCGGCCGAGTCGGACGCGTCCGGTGGACGGGACGGCGAGAGCGTGTTCGGCCCGGATTCGACCGTCGAGGGCTTCGAGACGCACCCGGGTCGCGGCGTCTCCGGTCACGTCGACGGCGGCCCGCGTGTCACCGTCGGCGGCGAGTCCCTCTTCGACGAGGACGACATCCACGTGCCGAGCGAACTGCGGGACCGATACGACGCCGCGGAGGCCGGCGGTCACCTCGCCGCCTACGTCGGCTGGGACGACGCCGTCCGCGGCGTGCTCGTCGCGGTCGACGACCCGCGTCCGGGGTGGCGTGCGGCCGTCGCGGCGCTCAGCGATGACCGACGTGTCGTCGTGCTCACCGGCGACGAGGGGCCGGCCGCCGACCGCCTCCGCGACGCCGACGGCGTCGACGAGGTGTACGCCGGGCTCCCGCCGGAAGCCAAGACGGAGACGGTTCGTCGACTCCGCGAATCGGGGACGGTCGCGATGGTCGGCGACGGGAGCAACGACGCGCCCGCGCTGGCGGCCGCGGACCTCGGCATCGCGGTCGCGTCGGGGACGGAGTTGGCGGCCGACGCGGCCGACGCGGTGCTCGTGGGCCGCGATCTCCGGTCGGTCGACCGCGCGTTCGACACCCTCGCGGCGACGCGGCGGCGCGTCCGCGAGAACCTCGTGTGGGCGTTCCTCTACAACGCCATCGCCGTCCCCGCGGCGGTGCTCGGCGTCGTGACGCCGCTGTTGGCGGCGGTGGCCATGGCCGCCTCCAGCCTCCTCGTCGTCGGCAACTCCGCGCGCTCGCTCGGTCCGGACCCGGACACCGACGAGGAGTCGATCGACGGTGGCGGTGACGGTAGCGGGGAGACGTCGTCGGTGACGCCGGATCCGAACTCCGCCGATACGCGCGACGGGCGCCGGCCGACTGTCGCGGACGGCGGGCCGACCGGACCTCCCGGCGCTACCGTGAACGGTGAGGAAAACGAGGAGGACGAGCCAACATGA
- a CDS encoding CBS domain-containing protein yields the protein MTVSDLMRTDVVTARADTHASELAARMRDEQVGSVVVSEDGRPTGIVTDRDLAIGVVAESGDPEARTAADVMSEELTTVPSDIGVFELCDEFADARVRRLPVVDDDGTLAGIVTLDDLHVMLADEQHDLSRAVQSAIPPY from the coding sequence ATGACTGTGTCAGACCTGATGCGGACCGACGTCGTCACCGCCCGAGCGGACACGCACGCCAGCGAGCTTGCCGCGCGGATGCGCGACGAGCAGGTCGGCAGCGTCGTCGTCTCGGAGGACGGACGGCCGACCGGGATCGTCACCGACCGGGATCTCGCGATCGGCGTCGTCGCCGAGAGCGGTGACCCGGAAGCCCGAACCGCGGCCGACGTCATGAGCGAGGAACTGACCACAGTTCCGTCCGACATCGGGGTGTTCGAACTGTGTGACGAGTTCGCAGACGCCCGCGTGCGGCGGCTGCCCGTCGTCGACGACGACGGTACGCTCGCCGGCATCGTCACCCTCGACGACCTCCACGTGATGCTCGCCGACGAACAGCACGACCTCTCGAGAGCCGTTCAGTCGGCGATCCCGCCGTACTGA
- a CDS encoding alpha/beta fold hydrolase has product MVRIDGEREIAYAEYGRSNGTPLVFFHGTPGSRRFGALLARGARRHDVRVLAPERPGYGRSSPWPNRSIADAAEFVTPVLDDAGVDTARLVAFSGGGPYALSTAVARPERVDHVDVIAGATPPTVGGDTPAVQRLLTTMATRAPSVLGGLFRGQAWCAERLDPSFVVGQYTASGGDDPVPDRVAETVKADFVEAFAHHRCGAVTEFRSTSTDWGVDLGAIEADVDLWYGTADTNVPFAAARGLERTIPTAEMHALDGADHLRTLVRSVPDVVAADR; this is encoded by the coding sequence GTGGTTCGTATCGACGGAGAACGCGAGATCGCCTACGCGGAGTACGGTCGATCGAACGGAACCCCTCTCGTCTTCTTCCATGGAACGCCGGGGTCCCGTCGCTTCGGAGCGCTGCTCGCTCGTGGCGCCAGGAGACACGACGTCCGGGTACTCGCTCCCGAGCGACCGGGCTACGGTCGTTCGTCGCCGTGGCCGAACCGATCGATCGCCGACGCCGCCGAGTTCGTCACGCCGGTACTCGACGACGCGGGCGTGGACACCGCGCGGCTCGTCGCGTTCTCCGGTGGTGGCCCGTACGCTCTTTCGACGGCGGTAGCACGCCCCGAGCGGGTCGACCACGTGGACGTGATCGCCGGGGCGACTCCGCCGACGGTCGGCGGAGACACACCCGCAGTACAGCGACTGCTAACCACCATGGCGACACGAGCACCGAGCGTGCTCGGCGGGCTCTTCCGTGGACAGGCGTGGTGTGCGGAGCGGCTGGACCCCTCGTTCGTCGTCGGACAATACACCGCATCGGGCGGTGACGACCCGGTCCCGGATCGCGTGGCCGAGACCGTGAAGGCGGACTTCGTCGAGGCGTTCGCGCACCACCGGTGCGGTGCAGTCACCGAGTTCCGTTCCACGTCGACGGACTGGGGGGTGGACCTCGGTGCGATCGAAGCGGACGTGGACCTGTGGTACGGAACGGCCGACACGAACGTCCCGTTCGCCGCCGCTCGTGGACTCGAACGGACGATTCCGACGGCCGAGATGCACGCTCTCGATGGGGCGGATCACCTCCGGACGCTCGTTCGGAGCGTTCCCGATGTGGTGGCGGCGGACCGTTGA
- a CDS encoding CBS domain-containing protein, which yields MLVRDLMTREVVTCDAGVTVRDAAERMLDTEIGSVLITKDGTPLAILTETDIVRVGVVTGRALDDIPVDKAASHPLETIAPDATIRSAVKRMNDGEIKKLPVVEDAELEGIVTHGDIVAHYSDFVREAHRLDASASEWESDRDRR from the coding sequence ATGCTCGTTCGAGACCTCATGACACGGGAGGTCGTCACGTGCGACGCCGGCGTGACCGTACGAGACGCCGCCGAGCGGATGCTCGACACCGAGATCGGGAGCGTGCTGATCACCAAGGACGGAACGCCGCTGGCGATCCTCACGGAGACGGATATCGTCCGTGTCGGCGTGGTCACCGGGCGAGCGCTCGACGACATCCCGGTCGACAAAGCCGCGAGCCACCCGTTGGAAACGATCGCCCCCGACGCGACGATCAGGTCGGCGGTCAAACGGATGAACGACGGCGAGATCAAGAAGCTCCCCGTGGTCGAGGACGCCGAACTCGAGGGGATCGTGACCCACGGCGACATCGTCGCCCACTACAGCGATTTCGTGCGGGAGGCACACCGACTCGACGCGAGCGCGAGCGAGTGGGAGTCGGACCGGGACCGACGGTGA
- a CDS encoding acetamidase/formamidase family protein, with product MTQRRFAVPDAPGPDYELSADDAVHYRWDASIEPALTVEPGSVVRFDCRDAYDGQLDPPASVEKLLAVDTEGHALTGPVAVAGAEPGDTLAVDLLAFEHRGRGVTAIPPGEREGGLLPEEFRDPHVREWDLDARRNGTPVATFAADDAPEVAVPLAPFPGNLGVAPGDDGPHSTMPPRRVGGNMDVKHLTAGSRLYLPVEAAGALFSIGDCHAAQGDGEVCLTGIEAPMAVTARFDLVDDYPVAGPQFETDGPFTPGGRDERMYATTGIAPDLMDATKSAVSDMIAHLNEHRGFSRPDAYVLCSAAVDLKINEVVDAPNWTVSAYLPESVLAPAADGSEAGS from the coding sequence ATGACACAGCGCCGCTTCGCCGTCCCCGACGCCCCGGGTCCCGACTACGAACTGTCCGCCGACGACGCCGTCCACTACCGCTGGGACGCCTCGATCGAGCCCGCACTCACCGTCGAGCCGGGGAGCGTCGTCCGCTTCGACTGTCGCGACGCCTACGACGGCCAGCTCGACCCGCCCGCGAGCGTCGAGAAACTGCTCGCCGTCGACACCGAGGGACACGCCCTCACGGGACCGGTCGCCGTCGCGGGCGCCGAGCCGGGGGACACCCTCGCCGTCGACCTCCTCGCGTTCGAGCACCGCGGCCGGGGCGTCACCGCGATCCCGCCGGGGGAACGGGAGGGCGGCCTGCTCCCCGAGGAGTTCCGCGACCCGCACGTCCGCGAGTGGGATCTGGACGCCCGGCGGAACGGGACGCCGGTCGCGACGTTCGCCGCCGACGACGCCCCGGAGGTGGCGGTGCCGCTGGCGCCGTTCCCCGGGAACCTCGGCGTCGCCCCCGGAGACGACGGCCCTCACTCGACCATGCCGCCGCGGCGCGTCGGCGGGAACATGGACGTGAAGCACTTGACGGCCGGATCCAGGCTGTACCTCCCGGTCGAGGCGGCGGGTGCGCTGTTTTCGATCGGCGACTGCCACGCCGCGCAGGGCGACGGCGAGGTGTGTCTCACGGGCATCGAGGCCCCTATGGCCGTGACCGCTCGGTTCGATCTCGTCGACGACTACCCCGTCGCCGGACCGCAGTTCGAGACGGACGGCCCGTTCACGCCCGGCGGGCGCGACGAGCGGATGTACGCGACGACCGGCATCGCGCCGGACCTCATGGACGCGACGAAGTCGGCGGTCAGCGACATGATCGCACACCTCAACGAACACCGGGGGTTCTCCCGGCCGGACGCGTACGTGCTGTGCTCGGCCGCGGTCGACCTGAAGATCAACGAGGTCGTCGACGCGCCGAACTGGACCGTCTCGGCGTATCTCCCGGAGTCGGTGCTGGCCCCCGCTGCCGACGGCTCGGAGGCCGGATCGTGA
- a CDS encoding pyridoxamine 5'-phosphate oxidase family protein, with amino-acid sequence MSAPEAVTMDDAERDEFLGTGGVGVMSLASENGADEPPHSVPVSYGYDGREETFYFRLAVGADSEKPPLTDRPVTFVTHDTVDDRWHSVVASGRLESTSDSDVATESLAGLDRVGIPLVDIFGRSTADVQFEFYRLDPDSLTGRKESTPEV; translated from the coding sequence ATGAGCGCCCCAGAAGCGGTGACGATGGACGACGCCGAGCGCGACGAGTTCCTCGGAACCGGCGGGGTCGGGGTCATGTCGCTGGCCTCCGAGAACGGCGCCGACGAGCCGCCCCACAGCGTTCCCGTCTCGTACGGCTACGACGGACGCGAGGAGACGTTCTACTTCCGACTGGCCGTCGGCGCCGACAGCGAGAAACCGCCCCTGACCGATCGGCCTGTCACGTTCGTCACGCACGACACCGTCGACGACCGGTGGCACAGCGTCGTCGCGTCCGGCCGACTCGAATCGACCTCCGACAGCGACGTCGCGACGGAGTCGTTGGCGGGACTCGATCGGGTGGGGATCCCCCTCGTCGACATCTTCGGCCGGTCCACCGCGGACGTGCAGTTCGAGTTCTACCGGCTCGACCCCGACAGCCTCACCGGACGAAAGGAGTCGACCCCGGAGGTGTGA
- a CDS encoding metal-dependent hydrolase — protein sequence MMLPTHALAGAALAVPLATVAPEAAVVVLAAGLLGGVLPDMDLYVGHRRTLHFPVYYSAATAVAVPSAFVLGTTASVAVAAVLLGAAAHSVADVFGGGLELRPWQATADRAVYDHFNGRWIAPRRWIRYDGAPEDLLLSATLAAGLWGVVDGELRIAVAGALAIAGAYTVVRRVLPSVVEVIVPALPTAVVSSLPARYRASTTAGSAAGSDVGRDEHGGSGPGRDSRDGR from the coding sequence ATGATGCTCCCCACCCACGCGCTCGCCGGCGCGGCCCTCGCGGTTCCGCTGGCGACCGTCGCGCCCGAGGCGGCCGTCGTCGTGCTCGCCGCGGGGCTGCTGGGCGGCGTCCTCCCCGACATGGACCTGTACGTGGGGCACCGTCGGACCCTCCACTTCCCGGTGTACTACTCCGCGGCGACAGCCGTCGCCGTCCCGTCAGCCTTCGTTCTCGGTACGACCGCGAGCGTCGCGGTCGCCGCCGTTCTTCTCGGCGCCGCCGCCCACAGCGTCGCCGACGTGTTCGGCGGCGGGCTCGAGCTTCGCCCGTGGCAAGCGACCGCCGACCGCGCCGTCTACGACCACTTCAACGGCCGCTGGATCGCCCCGCGCCGCTGGATCCGATACGACGGCGCACCCGAGGACCTCCTGCTGTCGGCGACGCTGGCCGCCGGCCTGTGGGGTGTCGTCGACGGTGAGTTGCGGATCGCCGTCGCTGGCGCGCTCGCGATCGCGGGCGCCTACACGGTCGTCCGGCGCGTCCTCCCGAGCGTCGTCGAGGTGATCGTGCCCGCGCTCCCGACGGCCGTCGTCTCGTCGCTTCCCGCGCGCTATCGGGCGTCGACAACGGCAGGTTCAGCGGCCGGCTCGGATGTCGGCCGCGACGAGCACGGGGGGAGCGGCCCCGGTCGTGACTCGCGAGACGGGCGATAA
- a CDS encoding SDR family oxidoreductase — MGVTDGVVGLTRVATAEYGPAGVRVNAVCPGVIDTEVIDRASEEMGEEGIGQIVQAKPLRRMWRSEEVASAAVWLCSGGRGSSRVIHSSSTGGT; from the coding sequence TTGGGAGTCACCGACGGCGTCGTCGGGCTCACGCGCGTCGCCACCGCGGAGTACGGGCCCGCGGGCGTCCGGGTGAACGCGGTCTGTCCGGGTGTCATCGACACCGAGGTGATCGACCGCGCGAGCGAGGAGATGGGCGAGGAAGGGATCGGCCAGATCGTGCAGGCGAAGCCACTGCGACGGATGTGGCGCTCCGAGGAAGTCGCCAGCGCGGCCGTCTGGCTGTGCTCGGGGGGCCGCGGTTCGTCACGGGTCATCCATTCGTCGTCGACGGGGGGAACATAG